The following proteins come from a genomic window of Lolium rigidum isolate FL_2022 chromosome 5, APGP_CSIRO_Lrig_0.1, whole genome shotgun sequence:
- the LOC124652748 gene encoding 40S ribosomal protein S19-like, with translation MATEAPAETAASTARTVKDVNPHAFVKAYSAHLKRSGKMELPEWVDIVKTARFKELPPYDADWYYIRAASMARKIYLRQGIGIGGFQKIYGGRQRNGSRPPHFCKSSGAVSRNILQELQKMGIVDVDPKGGRLITSQGRRDLDQVAGTVPAEF, from the exons ATGGCGACCGAGGCACCAGCTGAGACCGCGGCCTCCACGGCGCGCACGGTGAAGGACGTCAACCCCCACGCCTTCGTCAAGGCCTACTCCGCCCACCTCAAGCGCTCCGGCAAG ATGGAGCTTCCGGAGTGGGTTGACATTGTCAAGACTGCAAGGTTCAAGGAGCTCCCACCCTATGATGCTGACTGGTACTACATCAGGGCTG CCTCGATGGCAAGGAAGATCTACCTGAGGCAGGGTATTGGGATCGGTGGCTTCCAGAAGATCTATGGTGGACGCCAAAGGAATGGCTCACGCCCCCCGCACTTCTGCAAGAGCAGTGGTGCTGTTTCTCGCAACATCCTCCAGGAGTTGCAGAAGATGGGCATCGTGGATGTCGACCCCAAGGG TGGAAGGCTCATCACCTCCCAGGGAAGGCGCGATCTTGACCAGGTTGCTGGAACCGTTCCTGCTGAATTCTAA